The following coding sequences lie in one Niabella agricola genomic window:
- a CDS encoding exopolysaccharide biosynthesis polyprenyl glycosylphosphotransferase has protein sequence MIRLDLPFVKRVTKFMIVLDVIVLGIYLLVKMMSINIGLQVIVSTLLLQAITWCGITDYFNCYNNLFFKESTVVFSDTLKVFVYYSVCSCCVCLCTLFNALAPKEIVLFILNYLLFFISYIILSRLCFFSIRKYCREKGGIVQHVVFIGGSNSLQEVMRQMNEDRYLGYHCVGYYHTHQLECLPLTYLGNYRQLEATGNAHAQSEAVISLSALEVDEVKRFCERAENFLIRTRFLPEFLSVGKSVVMRNMGSFPVLSVRNEPLEKEGSSLVKDIFDFAFSFLVCVFVLSWLIPIVALLIKLESRGPVFFVQDRSGRGGSVFKCFKFRTMRVNAAADSLQATKGDARITRVGAFLRKTSLDELPQFINVLKGDMSIVGPRPHMLSHTKKFTEVISTFMVRHYIKPGITGLAQVSGFRGETNELWQLEKRVEHDITYVENWNFLLDLKIIFLTVWNMVRGEKNAY, from the coding sequence ATGATACGTTTAGATTTACCATTTGTGAAGCGGGTCACAAAGTTTATGATCGTACTGGATGTGATCGTACTGGGTATTTACCTCCTGGTAAAAATGATGTCCATAAATATTGGGCTTCAGGTAATCGTATCTACCTTATTGCTTCAGGCCATCACCTGGTGCGGTATTACCGATTATTTTAATTGTTACAACAATCTTTTTTTCAAAGAATCCACTGTTGTGTTTTCCGACACCCTTAAGGTGTTTGTGTATTATTCCGTTTGCTCCTGTTGCGTGTGTTTGTGTACGCTTTTTAATGCATTGGCGCCTAAGGAAATTGTATTGTTTATCCTAAATTACCTGCTGTTCTTTATTAGTTATATCATTCTCAGCCGGCTATGCTTTTTTTCGATACGTAAGTACTGCAGGGAAAAAGGAGGCATCGTACAGCATGTAGTGTTTATTGGGGGGTCAAACTCCCTACAGGAAGTGATGCGCCAGATGAATGAAGATCGTTACCTGGGGTATCATTGTGTGGGGTATTATCATACCCATCAGCTGGAATGTCTTCCACTCACATACCTGGGCAATTACAGGCAACTTGAAGCCACGGGAAACGCGCATGCACAGTCCGAGGCAGTAATTAGTTTATCGGCGCTTGAGGTCGACGAAGTAAAGCGCTTTTGTGAGCGGGCTGAAAACTTTCTGATACGTACCCGTTTTTTGCCCGAGTTTTTAAGCGTCGGTAAATCCGTTGTAATGCGTAATATGGGTAGTTTTCCGGTTTTGAGCGTGCGGAATGAACCATTGGAAAAGGAAGGCAGTTCCCTGGTGAAGGATATTTTTGATTTTGCATTTTCCTTTCTGGTTTGTGTTTTTGTTTTATCCTGGCTGATACCCATTGTGGCGTTGCTGATAAAACTGGAATCGCGGGGGCCTGTATTTTTCGTACAGGATCGGTCCGGCCGCGGTGGTTCGGTATTCAAATGCTTTAAGTTCCGTACAATGCGGGTCAACGCAGCTGCAGATAGCCTGCAGGCAACCAAAGGAGATGCCCGTATTACCAGGGTGGGTGCCTTTTTACGAAAAACCAGTTTGGATGAGCTTCCTCAGTTTATAAATGTGTTAAAGGGCGATATGTCCATTGTAGGCCCAAGGCCACATATGCTTTCCCATACTAAAAAGTTTACCGAAGTGATCAGCACATTTATGGTCCGGCACTATATCAAACCAGGAATTACGGGCCTTGCGCAGGTAAGTGGTTTCAGAGGAGAAACCAATGAATTGTGGCAGCTGGAAAAGCGTGTGGAACATGATATTACCTATGTGGAGAACTGGAATTTCCTGTTGGACCTCAAGATTATATTTCTAACGGTATGGAATATGGTACGGGGTGAAAAAAATGCGTATTAA
- a CDS encoding Gfo/Idh/MocA family protein, with protein sequence MRTRRNFIQKMGLSALGLYTIQGLNANSILRLQPKVADGPVLRVALMGLGGYATRVAESMQQSKRAKITGLISGTPEKLKTWGAKYNVPENSRYNYENFDAIRNNPDIDAVYVITPNALHHNQVIRSARAGKHVICEKPMGLNAKEGREMVDVCKKAGKKLLVGYRMHFEPLTLEIHRMRTAGELGAIKFFQGLSGFRLGDPTQWRVNKALAGGGALMDIGIYALNGCRYMVGEEPVWVTAQETKTDSVKFKEGVDETITFQLGFPSGATASCLSSYNMNNLDRFFLNGDKGFAELQPASSYGPIKGRTHKGPLDIANDRPQQATQMDEMAAIILDDKKPVIPVDGEEGLRDLVIIDAIYKAVKTGGKIKLG encoded by the coding sequence ATGCGTACACGCCGGAATTTTATCCAGAAGATGGGACTTTCTGCCCTTGGTCTTTATACGATTCAGGGGTTAAATGCAAACAGTATTTTACGGTTACAGCCAAAAGTAGCGGATGGTCCTGTACTGCGGGTAGCATTAATGGGATTGGGAGGGTATGCCACCCGTGTTGCCGAATCTATGCAGCAGTCCAAACGGGCAAAGATTACCGGCCTGATCAGTGGTACACCGGAGAAACTAAAAACCTGGGGTGCTAAATACAATGTACCGGAAAACAGCCGTTATAATTATGAAAACTTTGATGCCATTCGCAACAACCCCGATATTGATGCGGTGTATGTAATTACACCCAATGCCCTGCATCACAACCAGGTGATCCGCAGCGCCCGGGCAGGAAAACACGTGATCTGCGAAAAGCCGATGGGGCTGAATGCCAAAGAAGGACGGGAAATGGTGGATGTCTGCAAAAAGGCGGGTAAAAAATTACTGGTGGGATACCGGATGCATTTTGAACCACTCACGCTGGAAATTCACCGGATGCGTACGGCAGGAGAGCTGGGAGCTATTAAATTTTTTCAGGGACTTTCAGGATTCCGGCTTGGTGACCCTACTCAATGGCGGGTAAATAAAGCCCTGGCCGGTGGCGGTGCCTTGATGGATATTGGTATTTATGCATTGAATGGCTGCCGGTATATGGTGGGCGAGGAGCCGGTTTGGGTTACCGCCCAGGAAACCAAAACAGATTCGGTGAAGTTTAAAGAGGGGGTGGACGAAACCATTACATTTCAGCTGGGATTTCCCAGTGGGGCCACGGCCTCCTGTCTTTCTTCGTATAATATGAACAATCTCGACCGCTTTTTCCTGAATGGCGATAAGGGATTTGCAGAACTGCAACCGGCTTCCAGTTACGGGCCTATTAAAGGGCGCACTCATAAAGGCCCGCTGGATATTGCCAACGACCGCCCCCAGCAGGCCACTCAAATGGATGAGATGGCGGCGATCATCCTGGATGATAAGAAGCCGGTAATACCCGTTGATGGCGAAGAAGGGCTTCGGGATCTGGTGATCATCGATGCCATCTATAAGGCCGTAAAGACAGGAGGAAAGATAAAACTTGGATGA
- a CDS encoding C1 family peptidase encodes MPIRMTDDPNSGDNDFNDDRGGGGSGPGGGGSGLFGLLPLLLGLFRGKGIIVLVIIAAAVYFLGGRGGCSNIGGLSDAAQQLFSQSGYSYNPNEFNKAKIYEGLEENNNKNPLPEAVSLLRFAPQRGDQGQQGSCVAWSSAYAAQTILTAAATGQDPNTIAFSPSYLYNQIRLGNDCQGSYIQRAMEAMKANGGVPLRAYPYDDQDCSRTPDGAALQAGRQHTIHGFTRLTQGDNLNQISVRALKEHLAKDAPVVIGMLVGQSFMQDMMGKDLWQPQGMDQSQVGMGGHAMCVIGYDDRKYGGAFQIMNSWTPQWGTNGVAWVRYGDFKNYVREAYGIDPLPKAANIAAMPLECNVGLVDNSTKKYIRLKSTGNNSFQTVTPIKVGTRFKMEVKNTTECYIYIFGQETTGSSYVLFPYLKPGQAVSKHSPYCGITGYRLFPRSESMEADNQGTRDQIAIVASKKELDYNQLNDAITANTQPTYTGKVNEALRSLLAPGAVYNSTPDGRIYLKATANAGQAAVTIVAFDKVP; translated from the coding sequence ATGCCTATCAGAATGACGGATGATCCCAATAGCGGGGATAACGACTTTAATGATGACCGTGGCGGCGGAGGCTCCGGCCCGGGCGGCGGCGGAAGCGGACTTTTTGGATTGCTGCCTTTGTTGCTGGGACTGTTCCGCGGAAAAGGAATTATTGTATTAGTGATTATTGCCGCTGCTGTTTATTTTTTGGGCGGACGTGGCGGTTGCAGTAATATCGGTGGTTTAAGCGACGCCGCGCAGCAACTGTTTTCTCAAAGCGGGTATAGCTATAATCCCAATGAATTTAATAAGGCCAAGATTTATGAAGGCCTGGAGGAAAATAACAATAAAAACCCCTTGCCGGAAGCCGTTTCCCTACTGCGTTTTGCGCCTCAAAGAGGCGATCAGGGACAGCAGGGAAGTTGCGTGGCCTGGAGCAGTGCCTATGCCGCGCAAACGATTTTAACCGCGGCAGCAACCGGTCAGGATCCGAACACCATTGCATTTAGCCCCTCATATTTATACAACCAGATCCGCCTGGGGAATGATTGTCAGGGGTCCTATATACAACGGGCCATGGAAGCGATGAAAGCCAATGGTGGTGTTCCGTTACGCGCCTATCCGTATGATGACCAGGATTGCAGCCGGACGCCGGATGGAGCAGCACTTCAGGCCGGGCGCCAGCACACCATTCATGGGTTCACCCGCCTTACCCAGGGGGATAACCTGAACCAGATCAGCGTAAGGGCACTCAAAGAACATTTGGCCAAGGACGCGCCGGTAGTGATCGGAATGTTGGTGGGCCAGAGTTTTATGCAGGATATGATGGGAAAAGACCTCTGGCAACCGCAGGGAATGGATCAGTCGCAGGTGGGTATGGGCGGGCATGCCATGTGCGTGATCGGATACGACGACCGAAAATATGGCGGCGCCTTCCAGATTATGAACAGTTGGACCCCCCAATGGGGAACCAACGGCGTAGCCTGGGTGCGCTATGGCGATTTTAAAAATTACGTACGGGAGGCGTACGGTATTGATCCGCTGCCCAAGGCGGCCAATATAGCGGCCATGCCGCTGGAGTGCAATGTGGGATTGGTAGATAATAGTACTAAAAAGTACATCCGGCTGAAGTCAACAGGGAACAATAGCTTCCAGACGGTGACACCAATAAAAGTAGGCACCCGCTTTAAAATGGAGGTAAAGAATACGACCGAATGTTATATCTATATTTTCGGTCAGGAAACAACCGGCAGCAGTTATGTACTGTTTCCTTACCTGAAGCCCGGGCAAGCGGTTTCCAAGCATTCTCCTTATTGTGGAATCACCGGTTACCGTTTATTCCCCCGGTCAGAATCCATGGAGGCCGATAATCAGGGAACCCGTGATCAGATCGCCATTGTGGCCAGCAAAAAAGAGCTGGATTATAATCAGCTCAATGACGCCATTACTGCCAATACACAGCCTACTTATACCGGTAAAGTTAATGAAGCATTGAGAAGTCTGCTGGCTCCGGGTGCTGTTTATAATAGCACACCTGATGGCCGCATTTATCTGAAAGCTACAGCCAATGCCGGTCAGGCTGCGGTTACCATTGTAGCCTTTGATAAAGTGCCCTGA
- a CDS encoding response regulator transcription factor encodes MYKIKVAILADEELSGNALIAILNQQAEIEVVCVFRDGESTLSGIDGKLVDVLLFDIHLPGISGIEVVGQLKLWYPKLECLALTCDDADSIVFGALNAGASGYLLRNSGNAAIIEAIKDVYNGGFPMSSMIARKVINRFFIAPAPGLQSEKLSQRENEILLQLSKGHRYKEIAAHFFISVETVRTHIRNIYEKLQVNSRAEAIRKVKNSMTSSFQNT; translated from the coding sequence ATGTATAAAATAAAAGTAGCCATTTTAGCAGATGAGGAACTGTCGGGAAATGCGCTTATTGCTATATTAAACCAGCAGGCGGAGATAGAAGTGGTGTGTGTGTTCAGGGATGGCGAATCGACACTTTCCGGTATTGACGGGAAGCTGGTTGATGTATTGCTTTTTGATATCCATTTGCCGGGTATTTCCGGAATAGAAGTGGTAGGACAGCTAAAACTATGGTATCCAAAATTGGAATGCCTGGCGCTGACATGCGATGATGCTGATAGCATTGTTTTTGGTGCGCTGAATGCAGGCGCTTCCGGCTACCTTCTCCGGAACTCCGGCAATGCGGCAATAATCGAAGCGATAAAAGATGTGTACAATGGCGGGTTTCCTATGAGTAGTATGATTGCCCGGAAAGTGATCAACCGGTTCTTTATTGCGCCGGCGCCCGGCCTGCAATCTGAAAAACTTTCCCAGCGGGAGAATGAAATATTACTGCAGCTTTCAAAGGGACACCGGTATAAGGAAATAGCGGCTCACTTTTTTATCAGCGTGGAAACCGTGCGTACACATATCCGGAATATATACGAAAAGCTACAGGTAAACTCGAGGGCCGAGGCGATCCGGAAAGTAAAGAACAGCATGACTTCCTCATTTCAAAATACCTGA
- a CDS encoding (Fe-S)-binding protein: protein MQIAQQILFVLLFTIAVVFFSKKITQIRRNINLGRDETINDHPDQRWRNVLLLAFGQKKMFRNPLVGVLHFFVYAGFIIINIEVLEIILDGVLSTHRLFAGVLGGFYTFLINAFELLALAVLAFCAIFLIRRNILKIRRFLSKDLDGWPRSDANYILITEIVLMALFLTMNASDTLLQARGVEHYAAHFTGNFIISQHLQPLISGLSDGSLQLLERACWWLHIIGILAFLNYLPYSKHLHILLAFPNAYYARLKPMGEMENMPAVQNEVLYAMQPELAPADAAPPSRFGAKDVTDLSWKNLLDAYSCTECGRCSTACPANITGKMLSPRKIMMDTRDRAEEVGKNINQNKEWKDDGKSLLHDYISVEELRACTTCNACVQECPVSINPLDIILQLRRYLVMEESNAPQEWNTMFSNVENNFAPWKFSPDDRDAWTQTM, encoded by the coding sequence ATGCAAATTGCTCAACAAATTTTATTTGTATTATTATTTACTATTGCCGTTGTCTTTTTTTCAAAAAAAATAACGCAGATCCGCCGGAACATCAACCTGGGAAGGGATGAAACGATCAATGACCACCCGGACCAACGCTGGAGGAATGTGTTGCTGCTGGCTTTTGGGCAAAAAAAGATGTTCCGCAATCCACTGGTGGGTGTGCTTCACTTCTTTGTATATGCAGGCTTTATCATCATTAATATCGAGGTGCTCGAAATCATCCTGGACGGGGTGCTGAGTACACACCGGTTGTTTGCCGGAGTGCTTGGAGGGTTTTATACCTTCCTGATCAATGCGTTTGAGTTGCTGGCCCTGGCCGTATTGGCCTTCTGTGCCATTTTCCTGATCCGGAGAAATATACTAAAGATCCGGCGCTTTTTAAGCAAAGATCTCGATGGCTGGCCCCGTAGTGATGCCAATTATATTCTCATTACAGAAATTGTGCTGATGGCATTATTTCTTACCATGAATGCCAGCGACACCCTGCTCCAGGCGCGTGGTGTGGAACATTATGCCGCACATTTCACCGGTAATTTTATCATTTCCCAACATCTGCAGCCGCTGATCAGCGGGCTTTCCGACGGATCCCTGCAATTGCTGGAACGGGCCTGCTGGTGGCTGCATATCATCGGTATCCTGGCGTTTTTAAACTACCTCCCCTACTCCAAGCATCTGCACATCCTGCTGGCATTTCCCAATGCTTATTATGCCCGGCTAAAACCGATGGGTGAAATGGAGAATATGCCGGCAGTACAGAATGAAGTATTATACGCCATGCAACCGGAACTGGCTCCGGCAGACGCCGCCCCCCCTTCGCGCTTTGGAGCAAAGGATGTGACCGATCTTAGCTGGAAGAACCTGCTGGACGCCTACAGTTGTACGGAATGCGGACGTTGCAGTACTGCCTGTCCGGCCAATATCACCGGAAAAATGCTATCGCCCCGCAAAATCATGATGGATACCCGCGATCGTGCTGAAGAAGTGGGCAAAAACATCAACCAAAATAAAGAATGGAAAGACGACGGCAAAAGCCTGCTGCATGATTATATTTCAGTGGAGGAACTCCGCGCCTGTACCACTTGCAATGCCTGTGTACAGGAATGCCCGGTAAGCATCAACCCGCTGGATATCATTCTCCAGCTGCGCCGCTACCTTGTTATGGAAGAGAGTAATGCACCTCAGGAATGGAATACTATGTTCAGCAATGTAGAAAATAACTTTGCTCCCTGGAAGTTCAGCCCGGACGACCGGGATGCCTGGACACAAACGATGTAA
- a CDS encoding dienelactone hydrolase family protein, protein MILKQIASLFSAGVLFFLIACNGGSDKTPDTQADKDTASISNTAVVRELPHVKTEPVEYEDGIKTFNSIMAYDSANAGRKPIVLIIPEWWGVTDYVKDRAKQIAELGYFALVVDMYGGGKVLNNPKDAGNEAMKYYKNAQLAQERFDNALSIAKSYPQADTTKIAAIGYCFGGTMALNMARLGEPLKGVVSFHGGLESYGITARKGGIIPSILVLNGDADSFVPVSAVNDFKKEMEAANANMQFIGYPNAKHAFTNPGATAIGEKFKLDIKYDEAADKASWEEMKKFLAKIFS, encoded by the coding sequence ATGATCCTAAAGCAAATCGCTTCTTTATTTTCAGCTGGTGTATTGTTCTTCCTGATCGCCTGCAATGGTGGTTCCGACAAAACCCCGGATACGCAAGCGGACAAGGATACTGCCAGTATCAGCAACACGGCTGTGGTACGCGAATTGCCTCATGTGAAAACAGAGCCGGTGGAATACGAAGACGGAATCAAGACCTTTAACAGCATTATGGCATACGATAGTGCCAATGCCGGCAGAAAACCTATTGTACTGATCATTCCTGAATGGTGGGGAGTTACGGATTACGTAAAAGATCGTGCGAAACAAATCGCAGAACTGGGTTATTTTGCCCTGGTAGTAGACATGTATGGAGGCGGCAAAGTACTGAATAACCCGAAAGATGCGGGGAATGAAGCCATGAAGTACTATAAAAATGCGCAACTGGCACAGGAGCGGTTTGACAATGCTCTCTCTATTGCAAAATCTTATCCGCAGGCAGATACCACTAAAATTGCAGCCATCGGTTACTGTTTTGGCGGCACCATGGCCTTAAATATGGCGCGCCTGGGCGAACCGCTGAAAGGGGTGGTGAGCTTCCATGGTGGTTTAGAAAGCTATGGGATCACCGCAAGAAAAGGTGGTATTATTCCTTCTATCCTTGTTTTAAACGGCGATGCCGATTCATTTGTGCCGGTAAGCGCGGTGAATGATTTTAAAAAAGAAATGGAAGCAGCAAATGCCAATATGCAATTTATCGGCTATCCCAACGCCAAACATGCGTTTACCAACCCGGGAGCAACAGCCATTGGCGAGAAATTTAAATTGGATATAAAATATGACGAGGCTGCTGATAAAGCATCCTGGGAAGAAATGAAAAAATTCCTGGCCAAAATATTTTCCTGA
- the cmk gene encoding (d)CMP kinase, with protein MKQIIVAIDGWSSCGKSTLAKQMAKVLGYIYVDSGAMYRAITLYFLRNHIDWDKEKEVKEALKDIELDFRTNDQNGTVEIYLNDENVEYLIRDLIVAEKVSEVAAVKAVREFAVAQQQKLGKKKGIVMDGRDIGTVVFPKAELKLFMTADNAVRVERRFKELVEKNPNITIEEVAENIQMRDYIDSNREVSPLRQAKDAIVIDNTNLTPEEQLKKALKLVKNISG; from the coding sequence ATGAAACAGATTATTGTTGCGATAGATGGCTGGTCCAGTTGTGGAAAAAGTACCCTGGCCAAACAGATGGCTAAGGTACTGGGATATATTTACGTGGACAGCGGGGCGATGTACCGGGCGATAACGCTTTATTTTCTGAGGAATCATATCGATTGGGACAAGGAAAAGGAAGTAAAGGAGGCGCTGAAGGATATTGAGCTGGACTTCCGCACCAATGATCAAAACGGTACCGTTGAAATTTACCTGAATGATGAAAATGTAGAGTACCTGATCCGCGATCTGATTGTTGCTGAAAAAGTGAGCGAAGTGGCGGCAGTAAAAGCCGTGCGGGAGTTCGCCGTAGCACAACAGCAAAAACTGGGAAAGAAAAAAGGCATCGTGATGGATGGCCGTGATATCGGCACCGTGGTATTCCCCAAAGCGGAGCTGAAATTGTTTATGACGGCGGATAATGCAGTCCGTGTAGAACGGAGATTTAAGGAGTTGGTTGAAAAAAATCCGAATATAACGATTGAAGAAGTTGCGGAAAATATCCAAATGCGGGACTATATTGATTCTAACCGTGAAGTAAGCCCGCTGCGTCAGGCAAAGGATGCCATAGTGATCGATAACACGAACCTGACTCCGGAGGAGCAGCTGAAGAAAGCATTAAAATTGGTAAAGAATATTTCGGGATAA
- a CDS encoding phosphoribosyltransferase family protein: MKKYLLNTETVEKKLQRLALELIENNLDVPELILVGIEEHGVVLAKNIQRLIQKNSKIATQLLTLQLNKKKPEAVTLSREMDFSDKVIVLIDDVTNSGKTLLYALKPFLNAHPARIQTMVLVERTHTLFPITPDYKGISLATTLQDHIYVEVEGDKVTGAYLA, translated from the coding sequence GTGAAAAAATATCTATTGAATACAGAAACCGTAGAGAAGAAATTGCAGCGGCTGGCGCTGGAACTGATTGAAAACAATCTGGATGTGCCGGAGCTGATCCTGGTAGGTATTGAAGAACATGGTGTGGTGCTGGCAAAGAATATTCAGCGGCTGATCCAGAAAAACAGTAAGATCGCCACGCAATTGCTCACTCTGCAATTAAACAAAAAAAAGCCCGAGGCCGTCACACTCAGCCGGGAAATGGATTTTTCGGATAAAGTGATTGTGCTGATCGATGATGTGACCAACAGCGGTAAAACACTGCTCTATGCATTAAAACCATTTCTGAACGCACATCCTGCCCGGATCCAGACGATGGTACTGGTGGAACGCACCCATACCTTGTTTCCCATTACACCGGATTATAAGGGAATTTCACTGGCAACCACACTGCAGGATCATATTTATGTGGAGGTAGAAGGAGATAAGGTAACCGGCGCATACCTGGCTTAA